In the Chroicocephalus ridibundus chromosome 15, bChrRid1.1, whole genome shotgun sequence genome, one interval contains:
- the SLC2A8 gene encoding solute carrier family 2, facilitated glucose transporter member 8 isoform X3: protein MKITCSSVVASSAQDYVMIKNVWMLYFGRLSTGLATGITSLVAPVYISEVSHPKVRGMLGSCVQLMVVTGILGAYVAGITLKWRWLAVLCSFPPCIMLLFMSFMPETPRFLLNQSKRSEAIAALCFLRGPHADHAWECGQIEASVQEEGLNLSEFKNPSIYRPLLIGVALMFFQQATGINAVMFYAETIFEDANFKDSRMASVVVGSIQVCFTALAAIIIDKTGRKVLLYVSGVIMALSTALFGLYFKIILPDGNNSSNPDVWFTLNSASPGAESSISWLAVVSLGLFVAGFALGWGPVPWLVISEIFPLKAKGISSGACVLTNWIMAFLITKEFNDFIGFLTSYGTFWLFSAFCCLSVIFTAFYVPETKGQTLEQIETYFRRP, encoded by the exons ATGAAAATTACTTGCAGTTCAGTTGTGGCAAGCAGTGCACAAGACTATGTTATGATTAAGAA TGTTTGGATGCTTTATTTTGGACGACTGTCGACAGGCTTAGCCACTGGAATTACTTCACTTGTTGCTCCA GTGTACATTTCTGAAGTGTCTCATCCTAAAGTCCGTGGTATGCTTGGCTCTTGCGTTCAGTTGATGGTGGTGACTGGCATACTGGGAGCCTATGTTGCAG GAATAACACTAAAATGGCGCTGGCTGGCAGTGTTGTGTTCTTTTCCACCCTGCATAATGCTATTGTTCATGTCCTTCATGCCTGAAACACCGAGATTTCTGCTGAATCAGAGCAAACGCTCAGAAGCCATAGCTGCTTTGTGCTTCCTGCGGGGACCACACGCGGACCATGCCTGGGAATGTGGGCAGATTGAAGCTAGTGTTCAGGAGGAG GGACTGAACCTCTCTGAATTTAAGAACCCCTCAATCTACAGGCCGCTTCTTATTGGTGTGGCTCTGATGTTCTTCCAGCAAGCAACAGGCATTAATGCAGTTATGTTTTATGCAGAAACCATCTTTGAAGATGCAAACTTCAAG GATAGCAGAATGGCTTCTGTTGTTGTGGGTTCCATACAAGTGTGTTTCACTGCTCTGGCTGCAATTATCATAGATAAAACTGGACGAAAAGTGCTGCTTTACGTATCTG GGGTAATCATGGCTCTCAGTACGGCGTTGTTTGGGCTTTACTTTAAAATCATCCTTCCAGATGGAAACAACTCATCGAATCCTGATGTATGGTTCACTCTAAACTCGGCATCCccaggagcagaaagcagcatATCCTGGCTTGCAGTAGTGAGCCTAGGGCTCTTTGTTGCTG GTTTTGCCCTTGGCTGGGGTCCTGTTCCATGGCTGGTGATATCTGAAATCTTCCCACTTAAAGCGAAAGGCATATCGAGTGGTGCTTGTGTGTTAACAAACTGGATTATGGCCTTCTTGATAACCAAAGAATTTAATGATTTTATA GGTTTCTTAACGTCCTATGGCACGTTCTGGCTCttctctgccttctgctgcctcaGTGTAATTTTTACAGCCTTTTATGTTCCTGAAACAAAAGGACAGACCCTGGAACAAATTGAGACCTACTTCAGAAGACCTTAA
- the FBXW2 gene encoding F-box/WD repeat-containing protein 2 isoform X3, translating into MKQLKDHEAFETSSLIGHSARVYALYYKDGLLCTGSDDLSAKLWDVSTGQCIYGIQTHTCAAVKFDEQKLVTGSFDNTVACWEWSSGAKTQHFRGHTGAVFSVDYNDELDILVSGSADFTVKVWALSTGTCLNTLTGHTEWVTKVVLQKCKVKSLMHSPGDYILLSADKYEIKIWPIGREINCKCLKTLSVSEDRSISLQPRLHFDGKYIVCSSALGLYQWDFASYDILRVIKPPDFSNVSLLGFGEIFALLFDNRYLYIMDLRTEKLISRWPLPEYRKSKRGSSFLAGEMSWLNGLNGQNDMGLVFATSMPDHSIHLVLWKEHG; encoded by the exons ATGAAGCAACTGAAGGACCACGAAGCCTTTGAGACATCCTCTTTAATTGGACACAGTGCCAGAGTATATGCACTTTACTATAAAGATGGACTTCTGTGTACAG GATCAGATGACTTGTCTGCAAAACTGTGGGATGTAAGCACAGGTCAGTGCATATATGGTATCCAGACACACACTTGTGCTGCAGTGAAGTTTGATGAACAAAAGCTTGTAACAGGATCTTTTGATAACACAGTAGCCTGTTGGGAATGGAGCTCTGGGGCAAAGACACAGCATTTTAGAGGACATACTGGTGCAG TTTTTAGCGTGGATTACAACGATGAACTTGATATTCTGGTCAGTGGCTCGGCAGACTTCACTGTGAAAGTATGGGCCTTATCAACAGGAACGTGCCTGAATACCCTtactggacacacagaatgggtCACTAAG GTAGTTTTGCAGAAGTGCAAAGTCAAATCTCTTATGCATAGTCCTGGAGATTATATTCTTCTAAGTGCAGATAAGTATGAAATCAAG ATTTGGCCTATTGGAAGGGAAATAAACTGCAAGTGCTTAAAAACACTCTCGGTTTCTGAAGATCGCAGCATCTCCCTACAGCCCAGACTGCACTTTGATGGTAAATACATCGTGTGCAGTTCAGCCCTAGGATTATACCAGTGGGACTTTGCCAGCTATGACATTCTCAg GGTTATCAAGCCTCCTGACTTCTCAAATGTGTCCTTGCTGGGCTTCGGAGAGATATTTGCTCTACTGTTCGATAACAGATACCTGTATATAATGGACTTGAGGACAGAAAAACTGATAAGCCGCTGGCCTCTACCGGAGTATAGAAAGTCAAAGAGAGGTTCAAGTTTTTTGGCTGGTGAAATGTCTTGGTTAAACGGACTAAATGGCCAAAATGATATGGGCTTGGTTTTTGCCACCAGTATGCCAGACCATAGTATCCATTTGGTGTTATGGAAAGAACACGGCTGA
- the LOC134523901 gene encoding uncharacterized protein LOC134523901, with protein MRQHKVRGQRNLHPHLDTFKMLRGGKKSYFAAAVCIITLTSMVTLSYFRLQRLSHLPKIIQEGSRCRGKVTNSTITALKDNRTFIISPYFDDRESKVTRVIGIVHHEDVKQLYCWFCCQPDGQIYVSKAKIDVHSDRFEFPYGATDIVCLEPPNCDPTHVSIHQSPRGNTDQLPRFEIKNRKAETFSVDFTVCISAMFGNYNNVLQFIQSVEMYKILGVQKVMIYKNNCSHLMEKVLKFYIEEGTVEIIPWPIDSHLRVSAEWRFMQDGTHIGYYGQIAALNDCIYRNMQRSKFVVLSDADEIILPLKHPDWKTMMSSLQEQNPRTGVFLFENHIFPKTVSTPAFNISAWNAVPGVNILQHVHREPDRKDVINPKKMIIDPRKVVQTSVHSVLRAYGKSVNVPMDVALIYHCRVPLQGNLPRESLIRDTTLWRYNSSLIMSVNKVLNQTVLRAQK; from the coding sequence atgcGGCAGCATAAAGTGCGAGGACAAAGAAATTTGCATCCACACTTAGATACATTCAAAATGTTGCGTGGAGGGAAAAAATCTTACTTTGCTGCTGCCGTGTGCATTATTACTCTAACTTCAATGGTCACACTTTCTTATTTTAGGTTACAGAGACTTTCTCACCTGCCAAAAATAATTCAAGAAGGCAGCAGATGTAGAGGGAAAGTTACCAATAGCACAATAACAGCATTAAAAGATAACAGAACTTTTATTATATCCCCATACTTTGATGACAGAGAAAGCAAAGTCACTCGCGTGATCGGGATCGTTCACCATGAAGATGTAAAACAGCTATACTGCTGGTTCTGCTGTCAGCCCGATGGACAGATATATGTATCAAAAGCAAAAATCGATGTTCATTCAGACAGATTTGAATTCCCTTACGGTGCAACAGACATAGTTTGTCTGGAACCCCCAAACTGCGATCCAACACACGTGTCCATTCATCAGTCTCCACGGGGAAACACTGACCAGCTGCCAAGGTTTGAAATTAAAAACCGCAAGGCTGAGACCTTTTCTGTTGACTTCACCGTGTGCATCTCTGCCATGTTTGGAAATTACAACAACGTCTTGCAGTTCATACAGAGCGTAGAAATGTACAAGATTCTCGGGGTACAGAAAGTGATGATCTACAAGAACAACTGCAGCCACCTGATGGAGAAAGTCTTGAAGTTTTATATAGAAGAAGGAACTGTAGAGATAATTCCCTGGCCAATAGACTCCCACCTCAGGGTTTCTGCTGAGTGGCGCTTCATGCAAGACGGAACACACATTGGCTACTACGGACAAATCGCAGCTCTAAACGACTGTATATACCGGAACATGCAGAGGAGCAAGTTTGTGGTTCTTAGTGATGCTGATGAAATCATTCTTCCCCTTAAGCACCCAGACTGGAAAACAATGATGAGCAGTCTTCAGGAGCAAAACCCACGGactggtgttttcctctttgAGAACCATATCTTCCCCAAAACCGTGTCTACTCCTGCGTTCAACATTTCGGCCTGGAATGCTGTGCCGGGTGTTAACATATTGCAGCACGTTCACAGAGAGCCTGACAGGAAAGACGTGATCAATCCCAAGAAAATGATAATTGATCCACGAAAGGTGGTTCAGACGTCAGTCCACTCTGTCCTGCGGGCTTACGGGAAGAGCGTGAATGTTCCCATGGATGTTGCCCTTATTTATCACTGTCGGGTGCCCCTTCAAGGAAACCTTCCCCGAGAATCCCTCATCAGGGATACAACTCTGTGGAGATACAACTCATCGTTAATCATGAGCGTTAACAAGGTGCTAAATCAAACCGTGCTGCGAGCTCAAAAGTGA
- the FBXW2 gene encoding F-box/WD repeat-containing protein 2 isoform X2, producing the protein MEKKDFEAWLDNISITFLSLTDLQKNETLDHLISLSGAVQLRHLSNNLEILLKRDFLKLLPLELSFYLLKWLDPQTLLTCCLVSKQWNKVISACTEVWQTACKNLGWQIDDSVQDPLHWKKVYLKAILRMKQLKDHEAFETSSLIGHSARVYALYYKDGLLCTGSDDLSAKLWDVSTGQCIYGIQTHTCAAVKFDEQKLVTGSFDNTVACWEWSSGAKTQHFRGHTGAVFSVDYNDELDILVSGSADFTVKVWALSTGTCLNTLTGHTEWVTKVVLQKCKVKSLMHSPGDYILLSADKYEIKIWPIGREINCKCLKTLSVSEDRSISLQPRLHFDGKYIVCSSALGLYQWDFASYDILRVIKPPDFSNVSLLGFGEIFALLFDNRYLYIMDLRTEKLISRWPLPEYRKSKRGSSFLAGEMSWLNGLNGQNDMGLVFATSMPDHSIHLVLWKEHG; encoded by the exons ATGGAGAAAAAGGACTTTGAAGCATGGCTTGATAACATTTCtattacatttctttctctgacggacttgcagaaaaatgaaactCTGGATCACCTGATTAGCTTGAGTGGAGCAGTCCAGCTCAGGCACCTCTCCAATAATCTAGAGATTCTCCTCAAGAGGGACTTCCTCAAACTTCTTCCATTGGAACTTAGTTTTTATCTGTTAAAATGGCTTGATCCTCAGACCTTACTCACATGTTGCCTCGTCTCTAAGCAGTGGAATAAGGTTATAAGTGCCTGTACAGAGGTGTGGCAGACTGCATGTAAGAATTTGGGTTGGCAAATAGATGACTCTGTTCAGGATCCTCTGCACTGGAAGAAGGTTTACCTAAAGGCTATTTTAAGGATGAAGCAACTGAAGGACCACGAAGCCTTTGAGACATCCTCTTTAATTGGACACAGTGCCAGAGTATATGCACTTTACTATAAAGATGGACTTCTGTGTACAG GATCAGATGACTTGTCTGCAAAACTGTGGGATGTAAGCACAGGTCAGTGCATATATGGTATCCAGACACACACTTGTGCTGCAGTGAAGTTTGATGAACAAAAGCTTGTAACAGGATCTTTTGATAACACAGTAGCCTGTTGGGAATGGAGCTCTGGGGCAAAGACACAGCATTTTAGAGGACATACTGGTGCAG TTTTTAGCGTGGATTACAACGATGAACTTGATATTCTGGTCAGTGGCTCGGCAGACTTCACTGTGAAAGTATGGGCCTTATCAACAGGAACGTGCCTGAATACCCTtactggacacacagaatgggtCACTAAG GTAGTTTTGCAGAAGTGCAAAGTCAAATCTCTTATGCATAGTCCTGGAGATTATATTCTTCTAAGTGCAGATAAGTATGAAATCAAG ATTTGGCCTATTGGAAGGGAAATAAACTGCAAGTGCTTAAAAACACTCTCGGTTTCTGAAGATCGCAGCATCTCCCTACAGCCCAGACTGCACTTTGATGGTAAATACATCGTGTGCAGTTCAGCCCTAGGATTATACCAGTGGGACTTTGCCAGCTATGACATTCTCAg GGTTATCAAGCCTCCTGACTTCTCAAATGTGTCCTTGCTGGGCTTCGGAGAGATATTTGCTCTACTGTTCGATAACAGATACCTGTATATAATGGACTTGAGGACAGAAAAACTGATAAGCCGCTGGCCTCTACCGGAGTATAGAAAGTCAAAGAGAGGTTCAAGTTTTTTGGCTGGTGAAATGTCTTGGTTAAACGGACTAAATGGCCAAAATGATATGGGCTTGGTTTTTGCCACCAGTATGCCAGACCATAGTATCCATTTGGTGTTATGGAAAGAACACGGCTGA
- the SLC2A8 gene encoding solute carrier family 2, facilitated glucose transporter member 8 isoform X1 gives MAAEESRCLLGYPASDSCPRVQNKKLYLAAFAAVLGPLSFGFVLGYSSPVIPELRKIDDPKLRLDGSQASWFGSVVTLGAAAGGILGGYIVDKVGRKLSLMLCSVPFVFGYIVIISAQNVWMLYFGRLSTGLATGITSLVAPVYISEVSHPKVRGMLGSCVQLMVVTGILGAYVAGITLKWRWLAVLCSFPPCIMLLFMSFMPETPRFLLNQSKRSEAIAALCFLRGPHADHAWECGQIEASVQEEGLNLSEFKNPSIYRPLLIGVALMFFQQATGINAVMFYAETIFEDANFKDSRMASVVVGSIQVCFTALAAIIIDKTGRKVLLYVSGVIMALSTALFGLYFKIILPDGNNSSNPDVWFTLNSASPGAESSISWLAVVSLGLFVAGFALGWGPVPWLVISEIFPLKAKGISSGACVLTNWIMAFLITKEFNDFIGFLTSYGTFWLFSAFCCLSVIFTAFYVPETKGQTLEQIETYFRRP, from the exons ATGGCTGCGGAGGAGTCCCGCTGCCTGCTGGGTTACCCCGCCTCCGACTCCTGCCCGAG AGTGCAGAACAAGAAGCTGTACCTGGCCGCGTTCGCCGCTGTCCTGGGACCGCTCAGCTTTGGCTTCGTGCTGGGCTATAGCTCGCCTGTTATTCCAGAGTTGAGGAAAATCGACGATCCTAAATTGAGATTGGACGGCAGTCAGGCCTCGTGGTTTGGG TCAGTAGTAACAttaggagctgctgctggaggaataCTAGGAGGCTACATTGTGGATAAAGTTGGGAGAAAGCTGAGTCTAATGCTGTGCTCAGTACCATTTGTTTTTGGATATATAGTTATTATATCTGCTCAGAATGTTTGGATGCTTTATTTTGGACGACTGTCGACAGGCTTAGCCACTGGAATTACTTCACTTGTTGCTCCA GTGTACATTTCTGAAGTGTCTCATCCTAAAGTCCGTGGTATGCTTGGCTCTTGCGTTCAGTTGATGGTGGTGACTGGCATACTGGGAGCCTATGTTGCAG GAATAACACTAAAATGGCGCTGGCTGGCAGTGTTGTGTTCTTTTCCACCCTGCATAATGCTATTGTTCATGTCCTTCATGCCTGAAACACCGAGATTTCTGCTGAATCAGAGCAAACGCTCAGAAGCCATAGCTGCTTTGTGCTTCCTGCGGGGACCACACGCGGACCATGCCTGGGAATGTGGGCAGATTGAAGCTAGTGTTCAGGAGGAG GGACTGAACCTCTCTGAATTTAAGAACCCCTCAATCTACAGGCCGCTTCTTATTGGTGTGGCTCTGATGTTCTTCCAGCAAGCAACAGGCATTAATGCAGTTATGTTTTATGCAGAAACCATCTTTGAAGATGCAAACTTCAAG GATAGCAGAATGGCTTCTGTTGTTGTGGGTTCCATACAAGTGTGTTTCACTGCTCTGGCTGCAATTATCATAGATAAAACTGGACGAAAAGTGCTGCTTTACGTATCTG GGGTAATCATGGCTCTCAGTACGGCGTTGTTTGGGCTTTACTTTAAAATCATCCTTCCAGATGGAAACAACTCATCGAATCCTGATGTATGGTTCACTCTAAACTCGGCATCCccaggagcagaaagcagcatATCCTGGCTTGCAGTAGTGAGCCTAGGGCTCTTTGTTGCTG GTTTTGCCCTTGGCTGGGGTCCTGTTCCATGGCTGGTGATATCTGAAATCTTCCCACTTAAAGCGAAAGGCATATCGAGTGGTGCTTGTGTGTTAACAAACTGGATTATGGCCTTCTTGATAACCAAAGAATTTAATGATTTTATA GGTTTCTTAACGTCCTATGGCACGTTCTGGCTCttctctgccttctgctgcctcaGTGTAATTTTTACAGCCTTTTATGTTCCTGAAACAAAAGGACAGACCCTGGAACAAATTGAGACCTACTTCAGAAGACCTTAA
- the SLC2A8 gene encoding solute carrier family 2, facilitated glucose transporter member 8 isoform X4: MLCSVPFVFGYIVIISAQNVWMLYFGRLSTGLATGITSLVAPVYISEVSHPKVRGMLGSCVQLMVVTGILGAYVAGITLKWRWLAVLCSFPPCIMLLFMSFMPETPRFLLNQSKRSEAIAALCFLRGPHADHAWECGQIEASVQEEGLNLSEFKNPSIYRPLLIGVALMFFQQATGINAVMFYAETIFEDANFKDSRMASVVVGSIQVCFTALAAIIIDKTGRKVLLYVSGVIMALSTALFGLYFKIILPDGNNSSNPDVWFTLNSASPGAESSISWLAVVSLGLFVAGFALGWGPVPWLVISEIFPLKAKGISSGACVLTNWIMAFLITKEFNDFIGFLTSYGTFWLFSAFCCLSVIFTAFYVPETKGQTLEQIETYFRRP; this comes from the exons ATGCTGTGCTCAGTACCATTTGTTTTTGGATATATAGTTATTATATCTGCTCAGAATGTTTGGATGCTTTATTTTGGACGACTGTCGACAGGCTTAGCCACTGGAATTACTTCACTTGTTGCTCCA GTGTACATTTCTGAAGTGTCTCATCCTAAAGTCCGTGGTATGCTTGGCTCTTGCGTTCAGTTGATGGTGGTGACTGGCATACTGGGAGCCTATGTTGCAG GAATAACACTAAAATGGCGCTGGCTGGCAGTGTTGTGTTCTTTTCCACCCTGCATAATGCTATTGTTCATGTCCTTCATGCCTGAAACACCGAGATTTCTGCTGAATCAGAGCAAACGCTCAGAAGCCATAGCTGCTTTGTGCTTCCTGCGGGGACCACACGCGGACCATGCCTGGGAATGTGGGCAGATTGAAGCTAGTGTTCAGGAGGAG GGACTGAACCTCTCTGAATTTAAGAACCCCTCAATCTACAGGCCGCTTCTTATTGGTGTGGCTCTGATGTTCTTCCAGCAAGCAACAGGCATTAATGCAGTTATGTTTTATGCAGAAACCATCTTTGAAGATGCAAACTTCAAG GATAGCAGAATGGCTTCTGTTGTTGTGGGTTCCATACAAGTGTGTTTCACTGCTCTGGCTGCAATTATCATAGATAAAACTGGACGAAAAGTGCTGCTTTACGTATCTG GGGTAATCATGGCTCTCAGTACGGCGTTGTTTGGGCTTTACTTTAAAATCATCCTTCCAGATGGAAACAACTCATCGAATCCTGATGTATGGTTCACTCTAAACTCGGCATCCccaggagcagaaagcagcatATCCTGGCTTGCAGTAGTGAGCCTAGGGCTCTTTGTTGCTG GTTTTGCCCTTGGCTGGGGTCCTGTTCCATGGCTGGTGATATCTGAAATCTTCCCACTTAAAGCGAAAGGCATATCGAGTGGTGCTTGTGTGTTAACAAACTGGATTATGGCCTTCTTGATAACCAAAGAATTTAATGATTTTATA GGTTTCTTAACGTCCTATGGCACGTTCTGGCTCttctctgccttctgctgcctcaGTGTAATTTTTACAGCCTTTTATGTTCCTGAAACAAAAGGACAGACCCTGGAACAAATTGAGACCTACTTCAGAAGACCTTAA
- the FBXW2 gene encoding F-box/WD repeat-containing protein 2 isoform X1, producing MCVCFKENTRLLEQQIYSLPYVLRKAGKFFHNLMEKKDFEAWLDNISITFLSLTDLQKNETLDHLISLSGAVQLRHLSNNLEILLKRDFLKLLPLELSFYLLKWLDPQTLLTCCLVSKQWNKVISACTEVWQTACKNLGWQIDDSVQDPLHWKKVYLKAILRMKQLKDHEAFETSSLIGHSARVYALYYKDGLLCTGSDDLSAKLWDVSTGQCIYGIQTHTCAAVKFDEQKLVTGSFDNTVACWEWSSGAKTQHFRGHTGAVFSVDYNDELDILVSGSADFTVKVWALSTGTCLNTLTGHTEWVTKVVLQKCKVKSLMHSPGDYILLSADKYEIKIWPIGREINCKCLKTLSVSEDRSISLQPRLHFDGKYIVCSSALGLYQWDFASYDILRVIKPPDFSNVSLLGFGEIFALLFDNRYLYIMDLRTEKLISRWPLPEYRKSKRGSSFLAGEMSWLNGLNGQNDMGLVFATSMPDHSIHLVLWKEHG from the exons atgtgtgtttgttttaaagagaacACACGCCTGTTAGAACAGCAAATATATTCTCTGCCATATGTGCTGAGGAAAGCTG GTAAATTTTTCCATAACCTTATGGAGAAAAAGGACTTTGAAGCATGGCTTGATAACATTTCtattacatttctttctctgacggacttgcagaaaaatgaaactCTGGATCACCTGATTAGCTTGAGTGGAGCAGTCCAGCTCAGGCACCTCTCCAATAATCTAGAGATTCTCCTCAAGAGGGACTTCCTCAAACTTCTTCCATTGGAACTTAGTTTTTATCTGTTAAAATGGCTTGATCCTCAGACCTTACTCACATGTTGCCTCGTCTCTAAGCAGTGGAATAAGGTTATAAGTGCCTGTACAGAGGTGTGGCAGACTGCATGTAAGAATTTGGGTTGGCAAATAGATGACTCTGTTCAGGATCCTCTGCACTGGAAGAAGGTTTACCTAAAGGCTATTTTAAGGATGAAGCAACTGAAGGACCACGAAGCCTTTGAGACATCCTCTTTAATTGGACACAGTGCCAGAGTATATGCACTTTACTATAAAGATGGACTTCTGTGTACAG GATCAGATGACTTGTCTGCAAAACTGTGGGATGTAAGCACAGGTCAGTGCATATATGGTATCCAGACACACACTTGTGCTGCAGTGAAGTTTGATGAACAAAAGCTTGTAACAGGATCTTTTGATAACACAGTAGCCTGTTGGGAATGGAGCTCTGGGGCAAAGACACAGCATTTTAGAGGACATACTGGTGCAG TTTTTAGCGTGGATTACAACGATGAACTTGATATTCTGGTCAGTGGCTCGGCAGACTTCACTGTGAAAGTATGGGCCTTATCAACAGGAACGTGCCTGAATACCCTtactggacacacagaatgggtCACTAAG GTAGTTTTGCAGAAGTGCAAAGTCAAATCTCTTATGCATAGTCCTGGAGATTATATTCTTCTAAGTGCAGATAAGTATGAAATCAAG ATTTGGCCTATTGGAAGGGAAATAAACTGCAAGTGCTTAAAAACACTCTCGGTTTCTGAAGATCGCAGCATCTCCCTACAGCCCAGACTGCACTTTGATGGTAAATACATCGTGTGCAGTTCAGCCCTAGGATTATACCAGTGGGACTTTGCCAGCTATGACATTCTCAg GGTTATCAAGCCTCCTGACTTCTCAAATGTGTCCTTGCTGGGCTTCGGAGAGATATTTGCTCTACTGTTCGATAACAGATACCTGTATATAATGGACTTGAGGACAGAAAAACTGATAAGCCGCTGGCCTCTACCGGAGTATAGAAAGTCAAAGAGAGGTTCAAGTTTTTTGGCTGGTGAAATGTCTTGGTTAAACGGACTAAATGGCCAAAATGATATGGGCTTGGTTTTTGCCACCAGTATGCCAGACCATAGTATCCATTTGGTGTTATGGAAAGAACACGGCTGA
- the SLC2A8 gene encoding solute carrier family 2, facilitated glucose transporter member 8 isoform X2, whose product MAAEESRCLLGYPASDSCPRVQNKKLYLAAFAAVLGPLSFGFVLGYSSPVIPELRKIDDPKLRLDGSQASWFGVYISEVSHPKVRGMLGSCVQLMVVTGILGAYVAGITLKWRWLAVLCSFPPCIMLLFMSFMPETPRFLLNQSKRSEAIAALCFLRGPHADHAWECGQIEASVQEEGLNLSEFKNPSIYRPLLIGVALMFFQQATGINAVMFYAETIFEDANFKDSRMASVVVGSIQVCFTALAAIIIDKTGRKVLLYVSGVIMALSTALFGLYFKIILPDGNNSSNPDVWFTLNSASPGAESSISWLAVVSLGLFVAGFALGWGPVPWLVISEIFPLKAKGISSGACVLTNWIMAFLITKEFNDFIGFLTSYGTFWLFSAFCCLSVIFTAFYVPETKGQTLEQIETYFRRP is encoded by the exons ATGGCTGCGGAGGAGTCCCGCTGCCTGCTGGGTTACCCCGCCTCCGACTCCTGCCCGAG AGTGCAGAACAAGAAGCTGTACCTGGCCGCGTTCGCCGCTGTCCTGGGACCGCTCAGCTTTGGCTTCGTGCTGGGCTATAGCTCGCCTGTTATTCCAGAGTTGAGGAAAATCGACGATCCTAAATTGAGATTGGACGGCAGTCAGGCCTCGTGGTTTGGG GTGTACATTTCTGAAGTGTCTCATCCTAAAGTCCGTGGTATGCTTGGCTCTTGCGTTCAGTTGATGGTGGTGACTGGCATACTGGGAGCCTATGTTGCAG GAATAACACTAAAATGGCGCTGGCTGGCAGTGTTGTGTTCTTTTCCACCCTGCATAATGCTATTGTTCATGTCCTTCATGCCTGAAACACCGAGATTTCTGCTGAATCAGAGCAAACGCTCAGAAGCCATAGCTGCTTTGTGCTTCCTGCGGGGACCACACGCGGACCATGCCTGGGAATGTGGGCAGATTGAAGCTAGTGTTCAGGAGGAG GGACTGAACCTCTCTGAATTTAAGAACCCCTCAATCTACAGGCCGCTTCTTATTGGTGTGGCTCTGATGTTCTTCCAGCAAGCAACAGGCATTAATGCAGTTATGTTTTATGCAGAAACCATCTTTGAAGATGCAAACTTCAAG GATAGCAGAATGGCTTCTGTTGTTGTGGGTTCCATACAAGTGTGTTTCACTGCTCTGGCTGCAATTATCATAGATAAAACTGGACGAAAAGTGCTGCTTTACGTATCTG GGGTAATCATGGCTCTCAGTACGGCGTTGTTTGGGCTTTACTTTAAAATCATCCTTCCAGATGGAAACAACTCATCGAATCCTGATGTATGGTTCACTCTAAACTCGGCATCCccaggagcagaaagcagcatATCCTGGCTTGCAGTAGTGAGCCTAGGGCTCTTTGTTGCTG GTTTTGCCCTTGGCTGGGGTCCTGTTCCATGGCTGGTGATATCTGAAATCTTCCCACTTAAAGCGAAAGGCATATCGAGTGGTGCTTGTGTGTTAACAAACTGGATTATGGCCTTCTTGATAACCAAAGAATTTAATGATTTTATA GGTTTCTTAACGTCCTATGGCACGTTCTGGCTCttctctgccttctgctgcctcaGTGTAATTTTTACAGCCTTTTATGTTCCTGAAACAAAAGGACAGACCCTGGAACAAATTGAGACCTACTTCAGAAGACCTTAA